In one Gossypium hirsutum isolate 1008001.06 chromosome D09, Gossypium_hirsutum_v2.1, whole genome shotgun sequence genomic region, the following are encoded:
- the LOC121220752 gene encoding uncharacterized protein: MSARAGSSASGHIPNVEAREAPASPVIETGSFDRVDGDDALSQAMLRILEGVAGTSTGAVGPMERIMDDLDCTSEQKLKSAVSLLRDEAYQWWLTGKYVGASYVDARRKEFLSLIQVNKNVVEYEAEFLRLSRYARGIVATEYERCLRFEDDLRDEFRVKIVEDLKHSKRQNREKDRGRFKRDSEPSSFSGRPKKKARCGSKEHQVKDCLQRPTQMQAAGQGFVQPPSPVYVARCREDGDAPDVITGSTHSYIACTVSGTLGIMCEITVNKMTVLSPLGQLVMVDKFVQRCAPRGSRSYVFSRFDGVTTIEDEEVAMIGERRDFLSNVISALRAEKLVRKGCEAFLAYVIVTDFEGPFVRDIRIVKDFFDVFPGELPRLPPNCEVKFGLELFLGMAPVSIAPYRMASNKANVLADALSRRVVSDLRAMFAHLSLFDDGSLLVELQVRSTWIEQIKGKQFLDESLVPRFCQVENGETSDFQLNSE, from the exons ATGAGCGCTAGGGCTGGGTCTTCAGCATCAGGCCACATACCTAATGTTGAGGCTAGGGAGGCACCAGCTTCACCGGTGATTGAGACGGGATCATTCGATCGAGTGGATGGGGATGATGCATTATCCCAAGCTATGCTCCGCATTCTGGAAGGGGTCGCAGGGACCAGTACTGGTGCTGTGGGCC ccatgGAAAGAAtaatggatgacctcgactgcacATCTGAGCAAAAGCTAAAAAGTGCAGTGTCTTTACtgcgagatgaagcctatcagtggtggcttacg GGGAAGTATGtgggggcaagttatgtggatgcccgaagAAAGGAATTTTTGAGTTTGATTCAGGTGAATAAGAACGTGGtagaatatgaggcagagttccTGCGACTGAGTCGTTATGCACGGGGGATAGTGGCAACTGAGTATGAACGTTGTCTGCGATTTGAGGACGACCTCCGTGATGAGTTCCGA GTGAAGATCGTCGAGGATTTGAAGCACTCTAAACGccagaaccgtgagaaagataGAGGTAGGTTTAAGAGGGATTCTGAGCCCTCAAGTTTTTCTGGAAGGCCTAAAAAAAAGGCCAG atgtgggtctaaggagcatcaaGTTAAGGATTGTCTTCAAAGGCCTACTCAGATGCAAGCTGCAGGTCAGGGTTTTGTTCAGCCA CCATCACCGGTTTATGTTGCTCGTTGTCGTGAGGATGGTGACGCTCCAGATGTTATAACGG gGTCTACGCATTCATACATTGCATGTACTGTGTCTGGCACCTTGGGTATTATGTGTGAGATTACTGTTAATAAGATGACTGTGTTAAGTCCACTGGGACAATTGGTAATGGTGGACAAGTTTGTTCAGAGATGTGCCCCTAGAGGTTCAAGGAGCTATGTTTTTAGcagatttgatggagttacc ACTATTGAGGATGAGGAGGTGGCTATGATTGGGGAGCGAAGGGACTTtctgtctaatgtgatctctgcattAAGGGCCGAAAAACTGGTTCGCAAGGGTTGTGAGGCATTTCTAGCCTATGTTATTGTAACTGATTTTGAGGGTCCTTTCGTTAGAGATATCAGAATAGTTAAGGATTTTTTTGATGTTTTTCCTGGTGAGCTCCCTAGGTTGCCACCAAACTGCGAAGTTAAATTTGGACTTGAGCTTTTTCTAGGAATGGCTccagtgtctatcgccccttataggatggcatCGAA TAAGGCTAACGTGTTAGCAGACGCACTAAGCCGTAGGGTTGTATCTGATTTGAGAGCGATGTTTGCTCATCTCagcttgtttgatgatggtagcttgttggttGAGCTACAAGTTAGATCGACGTGGATtgaacagattaagggtaaacagttctTGGATGAGTCACTAGTTCCCCGTTTCTGTCAAGTTGAGAATGGGGAAACTTCGGACTTTCAGTTGAATAGTGAATGA